One window of the Anaerolineae bacterium genome contains the following:
- a CDS encoding glycosyltransferase family 2 protein, with protein MEKNGRISVLIPVYNEEETVAEILREVAATGVPDEIVVVDDGSTDRTREILAQLEGSIPGLQIVYHERNQGKGAALRTAFQHATGDIFIIQDADLEYDPRHYPFLLQPIFEGKADVVYGSRFLGAPRRPILFWNMVANKILTLITNLLFNTILSDMETGYKVFKREVIEDMPLHARGFEFEPEFTAKVLKRGYRIFEVPIAFNPRDYTEGKKIKARDGFIALWTLFKYRFVD; from the coding sequence ATGGAGAAAAACGGACGCATATCGGTGTTGATCCCCGTTTACAACGAAGAGGAGACCGTAGCCGAAATCCTGCGCGAAGTGGCGGCCACCGGGGTTCCTGACGAAATCGTCGTGGTGGACGACGGCTCCACCGACCGCACGCGCGAGATCCTGGCCCAACTGGAGGGCAGCATCCCCGGGCTGCAAATCGTTTACCACGAGCGCAACCAGGGCAAGGGCGCGGCCCTGCGCACCGCTTTCCAGCATGCCACCGGCGACATTTTCATTATCCAGGACGCCGATTTGGAGTACGACCCGCGCCATTACCCCTTCCTGCTGCAGCCGATTTTTGAGGGCAAGGCCGATGTGGTGTACGGCTCCCGGTTCCTGGGCGCACCCCGGCGTCCCATTCTATTCTGGAACATGGTGGCCAACAAAATCCTCACCCTGATCACCAACCTGCTCTTCAATACCATCCTTTCTGATATGGAAACCGGTTACAAGGTGTTCAAGCGCGAGGTGATTGAAGACATGCCCTTGCACGCGCGCGGGTTCGAGTTCGAGCCGGAGTTTACGGCTAAGGTGCTCAAACGGGGGTATCGCATCTTCGAGGTGCCCATTGCCTTCAATCCACGGGATTACACCGAGGGCAAGAAAATCAAGGCCAGAGATGGCTTTATTGCGTTGTGGACGCTGTTCAAGTACCGCTTCGTGGATTAA
- a CDS encoding MFS transporter — protein MKPAVKTASGVGIFPFFKVFVVSFGHFIHDTFSAFLGPLLPWLIEKFDLSYAQAGSLTAFIQAPSALNPFIGYLSDRLALRYFVSLAPAVTATGMVLLGVMPNYVALAALLLVTGFSVAAFHAPAPALVAHLAPRQAGRGMSFFMAGGEMGRVVGPLLAVWAVGLWGLEGLPRLLVLGWGASLLLFWQVRRLPVNMPSRPVSELWPVLRRLALPLIVLVIGRSLLLGSMQTFLPTYLSQTGFSKVMGGVGYALLYELPGVAGALIVGPWSDRVGRPLAIVGAVGVATGALLGFLFTPGMLRLAWLPVVGFAALSVQPVMLALVQDHAPRHRATANGAYLGLSFLMRPLSVTTIGALADLMGLRWAFVLSAGASLLALLALPFLPDVEG, from the coding sequence ATGAAGCCAGCCGTCAAGACGGCCTCTGGGGTAGGGATTTTCCCTTTCTTCAAAGTGTTCGTTGTGTCCTTTGGTCACTTCATCCACGACACCTTTTCGGCCTTTCTGGGCCCTTTGTTGCCCTGGCTCATTGAAAAGTTTGACCTGAGTTACGCCCAGGCGGGGAGCCTGACGGCGTTCATTCAGGCTCCTTCGGCGCTCAACCCCTTCATCGGCTACCTGAGCGATCGCCTGGCGCTGCGTTATTTTGTCTCCCTGGCCCCGGCTGTGACGGCCACAGGCATGGTGTTGCTGGGGGTGATGCCCAACTACGTGGCCCTGGCGGCGTTGTTGTTGGTCACGGGGTTCAGCGTGGCCGCCTTCCATGCGCCTGCGCCGGCGTTGGTGGCCCACCTGGCGCCCAGGCAGGCTGGCCGGGGGATGAGTTTCTTCATGGCGGGCGGCGAGATGGGCCGGGTGGTGGGCCCCTTGCTGGCCGTGTGGGCCGTCGGGCTGTGGGGGCTGGAAGGATTGCCGCGCTTGCTGGTTCTGGGGTGGGGGGCGTCGTTGCTCCTTTTTTGGCAGGTGCGCCGTTTGCCTGTGAACATGCCCAGCCGCCCGGTGAGCGAGTTGTGGCCTGTGTTGCGTCGCCTGGCTTTGCCGCTCATCGTGCTGGTGATTGGACGCAGCCTGCTGCTGGGCTCCATGCAAACCTTCCTGCCCACCTATCTGAGCCAGACGGGGTTTTCCAAGGTGATGGGCGGCGTAGGTTATGCCTTGCTTTACGAATTGCCCGGCGTGGCGGGAGCCTTGATCGTGGGGCCGTGGAGTGACCGGGTGGGTCGCCCTCTCGCCATCGTGGGGGCCGTGGGCGTGGCCACGGGGGCTTTGCTCGGCTTTCTGTTCACCCCAGGCATGCTGCGCCTGGCTTGGCTGCCGGTGGTGGGTTTTGCGGCCCTTTCGGTGCAGCCAGTGATGCTGGCCCTGGTGCAGGATCACGCCCCCCGGCACCGCGCCACGGCCAACGGCGCGTATTTGGGGCTGAGTTTTCTCATGCGTCCCCTTTCCGTGACCACCATCGGGGCGCTGGCCGACCTGATGGGGTTGCGCTGGGCCTTTGTCCTGAGCGCCGGGGCCTCGCTGCTCGCCCTGCTCGCCCTTCCCTTCTTACCGGATGTGGAAGGATGA
- a CDS encoding inositol phosphatase translates to MTLPHPTPEKALAVARPLTEEVGRVLLARFVAGERTARQKADTTLVTEADREADRRLVEGLRAAFPGLPVLSEEGATRWPAAAPAGWVVDPLDGTTNFAVGWPIWGVSVAYVVEGWPVAGVLHYPTLGLTVTATRGGAWMGKRRITVQRTTQPGGGALVALCSRTARRVRVLPPWKARISGCATYDFLSVAAGQTVAALHASPKVWDLAAVWLIVREAGGLWRPWGEARAGEPFPLHPGEDYASRAFPLLAAASEEALARLGRQLAPWAGEALV, encoded by the coding sequence ATGACGCTCCCCCATCCCACGCCTGAAAAGGCCCTGGCTGTGGCCCGCCCGCTGACCGAGGAGGTGGGGCGTGTCTTGCTGGCGCGCTTCGTCGCCGGGGAGCGCACCGCCCGCCAAAAGGCCGACACCACCCTGGTCACCGAGGCGGACCGCGAGGCCGATCGCCGGCTGGTGGAGGGATTGCGGGCGGCTTTTCCCGGTTTGCCCGTGCTCAGCGAGGAGGGCGCCACCCGCTGGCCCGCCGCTGCGCCCGCCGGTTGGGTGGTGGATCCCCTGGACGGCACCACGAACTTTGCCGTGGGCTGGCCGATTTGGGGGGTGAGCGTGGCCTATGTGGTGGAAGGCTGGCCCGTGGCCGGGGTGCTGCACTACCCCACCCTGGGCCTGACGGTTACGGCCACCCGCGGCGGCGCCTGGATGGGGAAGCGCCGCATCACGGTGCAACGGACGACCCAGCCCGGCGGTGGGGCCTTGGTGGCACTGTGTTCGCGCACGGCGCGGCGTGTGCGCGTGCTGCCCCCCTGGAAGGCGCGTATCTCCGGTTGCGCCACCTACGACTTTCTCAGCGTGGCTGCCGGGCAAACGGTGGCCGCGTTGCATGCTTCGCCCAAGGTGTGGGATCTGGCCGCCGTGTGGCTCATCGTGCGCGAGGCAGGGGGCCTGTGGCGGCCCTGGGGCGAAGCCCGGGCCGGGGAGCCCTTCCCCCTGCATCCCGGCGAGGATTACGCCAGCCGGGCCTTTCCTCTGCTGGCTGCGGCGAGTGAGGAGGCGCTGGCGCGGCTTGGCAGGCAACTGGCCCCCTGGGCGGGTGAGGCTTTGGTATAA